A genomic segment from Nitrospira lenta encodes:
- the treZ gene encoding malto-oligosyltrehalose trehalohydrolase, with protein sequence MADTWQLDFGARLVGTDRVHFRVWAPKAHAVAVEMADQDRSSFPMQSTEGGYFEAMVEGIGPGARYRYLLDGKNARPDPASRFQPEGVHGPSAVIDPRSFVWTDTAWQGLRLKDMIIYELHAGTFTREGTFDAIIPQLLYLKETVGVTVIELMPVAQFPGGRNWGYDGVYPFAPQNTYGGPEGLKRLVDACHALGLAVMLDVVYNHLGPEGNYLGEYGPYFTDRYKTPWGSAINYDGPDSDEVRHYIVSNALYWITEYHIDALRLDAIHGIYDFSATHILKELAMSVQHQAATLNRHVVVIAESDLNDTRIIDPPALGGYGLDGQWNDDFHHALRVTLRGERRGYYEDFHGLKDLGTAVRDGFVYSGRYSAHRRRRHGSSSQQSRPSQLVIYSQNHDQVGNRAVGDRLTTHLPMGALKVARALVLLSPQIPLLFMGEEYGETAPFQYFIEHGDPGLVDAVRQGRRDEFAHFEWKAEDIPDPQDPATFERSRLNRERLNEGQAGLLRWTRALTYFRKTLPILGAGEGTRIHHSVWALEQEHVLILHRWSDSGDAALLLFGFNPSPTKLTLSRPVGSWQLGLDSGAIEFGGTGAEGMPQELVIAPQGSTLIIPAYNAAVYALVQPKKSI encoded by the coding sequence GTGGCAGACACATGGCAGTTGGATTTCGGCGCCAGGCTTGTTGGAACAGACCGCGTACACTTTCGAGTGTGGGCGCCGAAGGCCCATGCGGTGGCTGTCGAAATGGCCGATCAGGACCGATCTTCCTTCCCGATGCAATCCACAGAAGGGGGATATTTCGAAGCCATGGTCGAGGGAATCGGGCCAGGGGCGCGGTATCGGTATCTCTTGGACGGGAAGAACGCGCGGCCGGATCCTGCGTCACGATTTCAGCCGGAGGGAGTGCATGGTCCTTCAGCGGTCATCGATCCGCGCTCGTTCGTGTGGACGGATACGGCCTGGCAAGGCCTGCGGCTGAAAGACATGATCATCTATGAATTGCATGCGGGAACCTTTACGCGGGAAGGAACATTCGATGCCATTATTCCGCAGCTGCTCTATCTGAAAGAGACTGTCGGTGTGACGGTCATTGAATTGATGCCGGTGGCGCAGTTTCCAGGGGGGCGGAACTGGGGGTATGACGGGGTGTACCCGTTTGCTCCGCAGAACACTTACGGCGGGCCAGAAGGGCTGAAGCGCCTGGTGGATGCCTGTCATGCTCTAGGGCTCGCCGTCATGCTCGACGTGGTGTACAACCATCTCGGCCCCGAAGGAAACTATCTCGGCGAGTACGGTCCCTATTTTACCGACCGGTACAAGACGCCGTGGGGTTCGGCGATCAATTACGATGGCCCGGACAGCGACGAGGTCCGTCACTATATCGTCAGCAATGCCCTCTACTGGATTACCGAATATCACATCGATGCCTTGCGGCTGGACGCAATTCACGGGATCTACGATTTCAGCGCAACGCATATTTTGAAAGAACTGGCGATGTCGGTACAGCATCAGGCGGCCACGCTCAACCGCCACGTTGTGGTCATTGCCGAAAGCGATTTGAATGATACACGGATCATCGACCCGCCCGCGTTGGGCGGATACGGTCTTGACGGGCAGTGGAACGATGACTTTCATCATGCGCTGCGAGTGACGTTGCGCGGAGAGCGGCGAGGCTATTATGAGGACTTCCACGGTCTAAAGGACCTCGGCACGGCGGTTCGCGATGGGTTTGTGTACAGCGGACGGTATTCTGCGCATCGGCGACGCCGGCACGGGTCTTCGTCGCAACAGAGCCGTCCGTCTCAGCTGGTGATCTATTCCCAAAATCACGATCAGGTTGGGAATCGTGCGGTCGGAGACCGGTTGACCACGCACCTTCCCATGGGGGCGCTGAAGGTGGCGCGTGCGCTGGTCCTGCTCTCACCCCAAATTCCGCTGTTATTCATGGGCGAAGAATATGGGGAAACAGCGCCCTTCCAATATTTCATCGAGCACGGCGATCCCGGCTTGGTCGACGCTGTCAGGCAGGGGCGGCGGGACGAGTTCGCTCATTTTGAATGGAAGGCAGAAGACATTCCTGATCCGCAGGACCCAGCGACCTTCGAGCGAAGCCGGTTGAATCGGGAGCGGCTCAATGAAGGGCAGGCCGGACTGCTTCGCTGGACCCGCGCGCTTACCTACTTCAGGAAAACGCTTCCAATCCTGGGTGCCGGTGAGGGAACTCGGATACACCATTCCGTGTGGGCCTTGGAACAAGAACACGTATTGATCCTACATAGATGGTCCGATAGCGGCGATGCGGCGTTGTTGCTGTTTGGATTCAATCCTTCCCCAACCAAGCTGACACTCTCTAGGCCGGTGGGGAGCTGGCAACTCGGACTGGATTCCGGAGCGATAGAGTTCGGTGGAACTGGAGCAGAGGGAATGCCGCAAGAGCTCGTCATCGCTCCCCAGGGAAGCACGCTGATCATTCCCGCGTATAACGCAGCCGTATACGCTTTGGTACAACCCAAGAAGTCTATCTGA
- a CDS encoding mechanosensitive ion channel family protein: MSALPQPWVIWTNDLDDRLIYTVVLLIVFVAAVRLGEWAAERTVSDEHWRYLIRKLIRYSAVSIFLVTILGIWAQRLQGLLLVLGATGAGLAIALAPLIVSMAGWALIISSNLYKVGDRIQLGGVIGDVIDMGILKTSLLEIGNWVSADQLTGRVVNITNAAVFKDPVFNYTQGSPYIWDEFTVPISYGPKWERAEPTILEAISDYTRDTAGPAKMAMQQLPGASFVGDLDTDSHVYISLTEHWVACTLRYVVQARARRTVKHHMQIQVLQSLAQAGIAIASPALTVVKYPAERNWKDPQ; encoded by the coding sequence ATGAGCGCGCTGCCTCAACCGTGGGTGATTTGGACGAACGACCTTGATGATCGCCTGATTTATACCGTCGTCCTGCTCATCGTGTTCGTCGCGGCGGTTCGCCTCGGCGAATGGGCCGCGGAGCGCACCGTGTCGGATGAGCACTGGCGCTATCTCATTCGAAAGCTGATCCGATACAGCGCCGTCAGCATATTCCTGGTGACGATTCTGGGGATTTGGGCTCAACGGCTACAAGGTCTGCTGCTCGTGCTTGGCGCGACGGGAGCGGGACTGGCGATCGCACTGGCTCCGCTCATTGTCAGCATGGCCGGATGGGCGCTGATCATTTCGTCGAATCTCTATAAGGTCGGCGATCGCATACAACTGGGCGGGGTCATCGGAGACGTCATCGATATGGGCATTTTGAAAACGTCGCTCTTGGAAATCGGCAATTGGGTCTCGGCCGATCAACTCACTGGGCGTGTGGTCAACATCACGAATGCCGCCGTGTTCAAAGATCCTGTCTTCAATTACACGCAAGGTTCTCCGTATATATGGGATGAATTTACTGTGCCGATCTCGTACGGCCCCAAGTGGGAACGAGCCGAGCCGACGATCCTGGAAGCAATCTCCGATTACACGCGAGACACGGCAGGCCCGGCGAAAATGGCTATGCAACAGTTGCCCGGGGCCTCATTCGTTGGCGACCTCGACACCGATAGTCATGTGTACATCTCGCTGACGGAACACTGGGTGGCCTGCACCCTGCGTTATGTCGTACAGGCGCGCGCACGGCGAACGGTCAAACATCACATGCAGATCCAGGTGCTACAATCACTGGCACAGGCTGGGATTGCAATCGCGTCTCCGGCCTTAACGGTGGTGAAATACCCGGCTGAACGAAACTGGAAGGATCCACAATGA
- the glgX gene encoding glycogen debranching protein GlgX, whose amino-acid sequence MRTWPGRPYPLGATWDGEGVNFAIFSENATAVELCLFDGPDSPQESIRIRLEERTDQVWHVYIPGLWPGHHYGYRVHGPYAPEAGHRFNPNKLLIDPYAKSIAGTIQWSDAMFGYSIGDPKADLSFDTRDNAANIPKCVVIDQAFTWGDDRLPKTPWDKTIIYEAHVKGFTARHPDVPEHMRGTYSGMTTPAVIDHLVNLGITAVELMPIQHFVRDKHLLDLGLTNYWGYNTIGFFAPDIRYATSPVRGRHVREFKTMVKTLHSAGIEVILDVVYNHTAEGNHLGPTLSFRGVDNSAYYRLSSAEPRYYRDYSGCGNTLNVTHPRTLQLIMDSLRYWVTEMHVDGFRFDLASALARELHAVDRLSAFFDILHQDPLLSQVKLIAEPWDVGEGGYQVGNFPVGWAEWNGKYRDTIRRYVKGDGGQVAEVAYRLTGSSDLYSMSGRRPYASVNFITAHDGFTLQDLVSYNNKHNDANGEMNRDGTDDNASWNCGVEGPTEDPAVLALRERLKRNFMTLLFFSQGVPMLCGGDELGRTQMGNNNAYCQDNEISWYDWNLTKAQRDLFDFIRGLIGFRKRHPVLRRRRFFQGRHIRGSEVKDISWFKPDGKEMTDEDWYAGYTKSLALRLAGDAIGETDEKGRAIIDDTLLILLNAHHEPLSFTLPAHKRGVRWQPILDTSVAAGTEKEVVILKGGERYELEARSIAVLQLSETP is encoded by the coding sequence ATGAGAACTTGGCCAGGACGACCGTATCCCCTGGGCGCGACCTGGGATGGCGAGGGAGTCAATTTTGCGATTTTCTCCGAGAACGCCACCGCGGTCGAACTCTGCCTGTTCGATGGACCCGATTCCCCACAAGAATCGATTCGGATCCGATTGGAAGAGCGGACCGACCAAGTTTGGCATGTCTATATTCCCGGACTCTGGCCCGGACACCATTACGGTTATCGGGTGCATGGCCCCTATGCCCCGGAAGCGGGACATCGATTCAATCCCAATAAGCTCTTGATTGATCCCTATGCAAAATCCATCGCCGGCACGATCCAGTGGTCGGATGCCATGTTCGGCTATAGCATCGGCGACCCGAAAGCCGACCTGTCATTCGACACCAGGGACAATGCCGCCAATATTCCCAAATGCGTCGTGATCGACCAGGCCTTTACCTGGGGCGACGACCGTCTGCCGAAGACCCCCTGGGACAAAACAATCATCTACGAAGCGCACGTCAAGGGATTCACCGCGAGACACCCGGATGTCCCCGAGCATATGCGCGGCACCTACTCCGGGATGACGACTCCCGCCGTCATCGACCATCTCGTGAACCTCGGTATTACCGCGGTCGAGCTGATGCCGATCCAGCATTTCGTTCGCGACAAACACCTGCTCGACCTGGGGCTCACCAACTATTGGGGCTATAACACCATTGGATTCTTCGCGCCGGATATTCGATACGCCACCTCTCCTGTGCGCGGACGACACGTGCGCGAATTCAAAACCATGGTGAAGACGCTGCATAGTGCAGGAATCGAAGTGATTCTCGACGTGGTGTACAACCATACGGCAGAGGGCAACCACTTGGGGCCGACCTTATCCTTTCGCGGAGTGGACAATAGCGCCTATTACCGCCTGAGCTCGGCGGAGCCCCGGTACTACAGGGACTACTCGGGGTGCGGCAATACGCTCAATGTGACCCACCCACGTACGCTTCAACTGATCATGGACAGTCTGCGTTACTGGGTCACGGAGATGCACGTGGACGGATTCCGCTTCGATCTCGCATCCGCGCTCGCACGAGAACTGCACGCCGTCGACCGGCTGAGTGCGTTTTTCGATATCCTCCATCAAGACCCGCTCCTGTCACAGGTGAAGTTGATTGCCGAGCCCTGGGACGTGGGTGAAGGCGGCTATCAAGTCGGCAATTTCCCGGTCGGCTGGGCCGAGTGGAACGGCAAATACCGAGACACGATCCGCCGGTACGTCAAGGGTGACGGAGGCCAGGTCGCGGAAGTCGCCTACCGGCTCACCGGCAGCAGCGATCTCTACAGCATGAGCGGCCGGCGACCGTATGCCAGTGTCAATTTCATCACGGCTCACGATGGATTCACCCTCCAAGACCTGGTGTCATATAACAACAAACACAATGACGCCAACGGCGAAATGAACCGCGACGGCACAGACGACAATGCAAGCTGGAACTGCGGCGTCGAAGGCCCGACAGAGGATCCGGCCGTCCTCGCGTTGCGCGAGCGCTTGAAGCGCAATTTCATGACGTTGTTGTTTTTCTCGCAAGGCGTGCCGATGCTCTGCGGAGGCGACGAACTCGGCCGCACTCAGATGGGAAACAATAATGCCTACTGCCAGGACAATGAAATCAGCTGGTACGACTGGAACCTGACCAAAGCTCAGCGCGATCTGTTTGACTTTATCCGAGGCCTGATCGGATTCCGCAAGCGCCACCCCGTTCTCAGAAGAAGGCGGTTTTTCCAGGGGCGGCACATACGAGGATCTGAAGTAAAAGACATTTCCTGGTTCAAGCCAGACGGCAAGGAGATGACCGACGAAGACTGGTATGCCGGGTATACAAAATCCTTAGCGCTCCGGCTGGCCGGAGACGCCATCGGAGAAACCGATGAAAAGGGACGCGCCATTATCGACGATACGCTCTTGATTCTTCTCAATGCCCATCATGAGCCGCTATCCTTCACACTTCCGGCTCACAAGCGGGGCGTTCGATGGCAGCCGATCCTCGATACCTCAGTGGCAGCGGGAACGGAGAAGGAGGTCGTGATCCTCAAGGGAGGCGAGCGATACGAGCTCGAAGCCAGGTCCATCGCGGTGCTCCAACTCAGCGAGACGCCGTGA
- a CDS encoding sigma-54-dependent transcriptional regulator produces the protein MDKEQILVVDDDEGLLHLLKMRLSAEGFAVTSCTTGHEALVEAKKKMFDLAVTDLRLHGEDGLDVTEELLRIHPQLPVIILTAHGSIPNAVEAMQRGAFGYLTKPFDDKELKATIEKALSQQRMSKEIQRLKSLVKELYGLENVVARSPAMQRLFQQIAQVADSDATILLFGETGTGKEVMARVAHTNSRRSKGPFVALNCAAIPEALFESELFGHVRGAFTSAHGAKKGLFQSANGGTIFLDEIGEMPLSMQVKLLRAVQEREVREVGSELSTKIDVRIIAATNKDLGEAVKNGSFRNDLYYRISVVPLFIPPLRDRRDDIPLLAQHFLKISNQRANKDVRGFTPTALHRLMVNPWPGNVRELENAIEKAVVMTRQDMITPDLLPSVGVSPDTPLKPLTEAKEEFERTYLKNVLQLTGGNISRAAQFAGRYRADFYKMLRKYGLHPSTTKGKIEADIEEMEDESTLMEADR, from the coding sequence ATGGACAAGGAACAAATCTTAGTAGTCGATGACGATGAAGGATTGTTGCATCTATTGAAGATGCGACTCTCCGCAGAGGGATTTGCCGTGACCTCATGCACCACCGGGCACGAAGCTCTGGTGGAGGCGAAAAAGAAGATGTTCGATCTAGCCGTGACGGACTTGCGACTGCACGGGGAAGACGGTCTGGATGTGACGGAGGAACTGCTGCGGATTCATCCGCAGTTGCCGGTGATTATTCTGACCGCGCACGGCAGCATTCCAAATGCCGTCGAAGCGATGCAGCGCGGAGCCTTCGGATATCTGACGAAACCATTCGACGACAAAGAGCTAAAAGCCACGATCGAAAAGGCTCTGTCGCAACAGCGCATGAGCAAGGAAATTCAACGGCTCAAGTCTTTGGTCAAAGAGCTCTACGGACTTGAAAACGTCGTCGCGCGGAGTCCGGCCATGCAGCGGCTCTTTCAGCAGATCGCCCAAGTGGCGGATTCCGATGCCACGATTCTGCTCTTTGGCGAAACCGGTACTGGGAAAGAAGTGATGGCCCGGGTGGCGCACACCAACAGCCGCCGAAGCAAAGGGCCTTTTGTCGCGTTAAATTGCGCCGCCATTCCTGAAGCGTTATTCGAAAGCGAACTCTTTGGGCATGTGCGCGGAGCCTTTACCAGCGCGCACGGCGCTAAAAAAGGACTCTTTCAGAGCGCCAACGGCGGGACGATTTTCCTGGATGAGATCGGTGAAATGCCGCTCTCGATGCAGGTGAAGCTTCTCCGCGCGGTTCAAGAGCGGGAGGTCCGCGAAGTCGGATCTGAGCTCTCGACCAAAATTGACGTGCGCATCATTGCTGCGACGAACAAAGATCTCGGCGAGGCGGTCAAGAACGGCAGCTTCCGCAACGATCTGTATTACCGGATTTCCGTGGTGCCGCTTTTTATTCCGCCGTTGCGCGACCGTCGCGACGATATTCCATTGCTCGCGCAGCATTTCCTGAAAATCAGTAACCAGCGGGCGAATAAAGATGTCCGTGGCTTTACACCGACGGCGCTGCACCGGTTGATGGTGAATCCCTGGCCGGGAAATGTGCGTGAATTGGAAAACGCGATTGAGAAAGCGGTGGTGATGACCCGCCAGGATATGATTACGCCGGATCTCCTGCCGTCCGTCGGGGTGTCTCCCGATACGCCGCTGAAACCACTGACAGAGGCGAAGGAAGAGTTCGAGCGGACGTATCTGAAGAATGTCCTCCAATTGACCGGCGGGAACATCTCCCGCGCGGCCCAGTTCGCCGGCCGGTATCGGGCGGACTTCTATAAAATGTTGCGGAAATATGGATTGCACCCCTCGACCACGAAGGGGAAGATCGAGGCTGATATCGAAGAAATGGAAGATGAGTCGACTCTGATGGAAGCCGATCGATAA
- a CDS encoding sensor histidine kinase yields MRLSIFWRLVLTCLVIIVVMAGVNLYALFQLRQLTALSTEMASFHYPAVEAAKRLQESLFAQLNSEKKYLATKDTAFLTNYNEEVEEFQRNLQHLRDQEITPHAITLLQEAGRLLQERLVLFHDEFEHPADQVGGHAVGYENRRDAIMDRMSATIQSYIDVHEARVSVGVSESRASAARAEAVTEQLVLVALVFGIGLAGIASYSILRPLGQLQGHIKLIGQGKFGTPLEITAPSELRDLVDTVNWMGGKLQELDDMKSEFLAHVSHELRTPMASIQEGTHLLLDEIPGPLVQEQRTTLRIMADSSRRLIHLISTILDLSKMEAGMMEYRIVPIDLNRIADISVNKVRLLADSKHVQLLTEHPKERLWVKADALRIEQVFDNLLSNALKFSPEGGIVKLHMAQDAKAGVLEISVSDAGPGIDSEDLPHIFERFYQGRNKAKNASAGSGLGLALAKKIVEAHSGRIWIEGEAGKGTTVRFILRLTKPGGTS; encoded by the coding sequence ATGAGACTCTCCATCTTTTGGCGGTTGGTTCTTACCTGCCTTGTGATTATTGTCGTTATGGCAGGGGTGAATCTCTATGCCTTATTCCAGCTTCGCCAACTCACGGCGCTCAGTACAGAAATGGCGTCGTTTCACTATCCCGCAGTGGAGGCTGCCAAGCGATTGCAGGAATCGTTGTTTGCGCAACTGAACAGTGAGAAAAAGTATCTTGCCACGAAGGATACGGCGTTTCTGACGAACTATAATGAAGAGGTTGAAGAATTTCAGCGAAACCTTCAGCACCTCCGCGATCAAGAAATTACTCCTCATGCCATCACGTTGCTGCAAGAGGCCGGACGGCTGCTACAGGAACGCCTGGTGCTTTTTCATGACGAATTCGAGCATCCCGCCGATCAAGTCGGCGGGCATGCGGTAGGATACGAGAATCGTCGAGATGCCATCATGGATCGAATGTCTGCGACGATTCAAAGTTATATCGACGTGCATGAAGCTCGCGTGAGTGTGGGCGTCAGCGAATCACGCGCCAGCGCAGCGCGGGCGGAAGCCGTGACAGAGCAGTTAGTGCTGGTGGCCTTGGTCTTCGGGATTGGACTCGCAGGAATTGCCAGTTACAGTATTCTACGGCCGCTTGGTCAACTACAGGGACATATCAAGCTGATCGGGCAAGGAAAATTCGGGACACCCTTGGAGATTACTGCCCCTTCAGAGCTTCGCGATCTGGTGGACACCGTCAACTGGATGGGGGGGAAGCTCCAAGAGCTGGACGACATGAAGTCTGAATTTCTCGCCCACGTGTCCCACGAATTACGCACGCCGATGGCCTCGATTCAGGAAGGGACTCATCTGCTTCTCGATGAAATTCCAGGACCGCTCGTTCAAGAGCAGCGGACTACGCTTCGGATCATGGCCGACAGCAGTCGACGGCTGATTCACCTCATCTCGACGATTCTCGATCTTTCCAAGATGGAAGCCGGGATGATGGAGTATAGAATTGTTCCGATCGATCTGAATAGAATTGCGGATATTTCAGTCAATAAGGTCCGTCTCTTGGCTGATTCCAAACACGTTCAGCTTCTGACGGAGCATCCGAAAGAGCGGTTGTGGGTGAAAGCGGATGCGTTGCGCATCGAACAAGTGTTCGATAATCTCTTGTCCAACGCCTTGAAATTCAGCCCCGAAGGAGGCATCGTCAAATTGCACATGGCACAGGATGCCAAGGCGGGGGTCTTGGAAATATCAGTCTCTGATGCCGGGCCGGGTATCGATTCGGAAGATCTGCCTCATATTTTTGAGCGATTTTATCAAGGACGAAATAAGGCCAAGAATGCCTCGGCAGGGAGCGGACTGGGATTGGCGCTGGCAAAGAAAATTGTGGAAGCCCATAGTGGGCGGATCTGGATTGAAGGGGAGGCTGGAAAGGGGACGACTGTACGGTTTATCCTACGGTTGACCAAACCAGGCGGGACAAGCTGA
- the clpB gene encoding ATP-dependent chaperone ClpB — translation MDMNTMTMKLQEALQTASSHAMRRNHQGIDVEHLLLALLDQGGGTTSALLEQTGVALPAVRQAIEQALGKLPQVQGASGGPGQVHVTNRLSQVLSKAEDEKTALKDDYLSVEHALLAMAQEGGIFKKLGITRDRLLSGLQQVRGNQRVTTQDPENTYQSLEKYGRDLTRAAGQGKLDPVIGRDDEIRRVIQILSRRTKNNPVLIGEPGVGKTAIVEGLAIRIIKGDVPEGLKQKRVITLDMGALVAGAKFRGEFEERLKAVLKEIQSSQGQILLFIDELHTVVGAGAAEGSMDAANLLKPMLARGELHLIGATTLDEYRKYIEKDAALERRFQTVLVDQPSVEDTISILRGLKERYEVHHGVRIKDSALVAAAKLSNRYIADRFLPDKAIDLVDEAAARLRTEIDSLPAELDEVSRKVLQLEIEREALRKEKDQASAARLTTLEAELAEKQSTVQTLKTQWDSEKASVGRLRKTREAIEEVKLKIEQAERAYDLNRVAELRYGDLPRLERELSIEQTSLGKKQDQNRLLKEEVDEDEIAAVVSRWTGIPVSRLMEGESDKLLKLEDLLHQRVIGQDEGVRAVADAVLRARSGIKDPNRPIGSFLFLGPTGVGKTELARALANVLFDDESNLIRIDMSEYMEKHTVARLIGAPPGYVGFEEGGQLTEAVRRHPFSVVLFDEIEKAHHDVFNVFLQILDDGRLTDSQGRTVDFKNTVLIMTSNIGSPQILEAQQRGASYEEMRSVVMAELRQHFRPEFLNRVDETVVFHPLATEQLVKIVEIQLERLRARLAERRIQLAITPAALTYLGERGYDPIYGARPLKRLIQQELETPLARLLVKGELRDGETASIDRDKNALVIVPTVAAEG, via the coding sequence GTGGACATGAACACCATGACGATGAAACTCCAAGAGGCGTTGCAAACAGCCTCATCCCATGCCATGCGCCGTAACCATCAGGGCATCGACGTCGAGCATTTGTTGCTCGCACTGCTCGACCAGGGAGGCGGAACCACATCAGCATTACTAGAACAAACCGGCGTGGCGCTTCCCGCCGTTCGCCAGGCCATCGAGCAAGCACTCGGAAAACTGCCTCAGGTACAGGGTGCGAGCGGCGGACCTGGACAGGTGCATGTCACCAATCGCCTGAGCCAGGTGCTCAGCAAAGCCGAAGATGAAAAAACCGCACTGAAGGATGACTATCTCAGCGTCGAACACGCCCTGCTCGCCATGGCCCAAGAAGGCGGCATTTTCAAAAAACTGGGCATCACGCGGGATCGCCTGCTCTCCGGGTTGCAGCAGGTGCGAGGCAATCAACGGGTCACCACGCAAGACCCTGAAAACACCTATCAATCACTCGAAAAATATGGCCGCGATCTGACCCGGGCAGCGGGCCAGGGAAAACTCGATCCGGTGATCGGACGAGACGACGAAATTCGCCGAGTGATTCAGATCCTTTCCCGGCGTACCAAGAACAATCCCGTCCTGATTGGCGAACCCGGCGTGGGCAAGACCGCCATCGTCGAAGGGTTGGCCATCAGAATTATCAAGGGAGATGTCCCGGAAGGGCTAAAACAGAAACGAGTGATCACCCTGGATATGGGGGCCCTGGTCGCCGGCGCAAAGTTTCGCGGTGAATTCGAAGAGCGGCTCAAAGCCGTCCTCAAGGAGATCCAATCTTCGCAGGGACAGATATTGTTGTTCATCGACGAATTGCACACCGTCGTCGGAGCCGGCGCTGCCGAAGGTTCGATGGATGCGGCAAACTTGCTCAAACCCATGCTCGCGCGCGGCGAACTGCACCTCATCGGCGCCACCACACTCGATGAATACCGCAAATATATCGAAAAAGACGCCGCGCTCGAACGGCGGTTCCAGACCGTCCTCGTCGATCAACCGTCGGTCGAGGATACGATTTCAATCCTACGCGGCCTGAAGGAACGCTACGAAGTGCACCACGGCGTGCGCATTAAAGACAGCGCGCTGGTGGCCGCCGCAAAGTTGTCGAACCGGTATATCGCCGATCGCTTCCTGCCCGATAAAGCCATCGATTTGGTCGATGAAGCGGCTGCGCGACTACGGACGGAGATCGATAGTCTGCCGGCTGAACTGGATGAAGTCTCCCGCAAAGTGCTCCAACTGGAGATCGAGCGTGAAGCGCTCCGGAAAGAAAAGGATCAGGCGAGCGCCGCTCGATTGACCACGCTCGAAGCAGAACTTGCCGAAAAACAAAGCACCGTTCAAACGCTCAAGACCCAGTGGGATTCAGAAAAAGCCTCTGTAGGACGGCTTCGCAAAACCAGAGAAGCGATTGAAGAAGTGAAATTGAAAATTGAACAGGCAGAACGGGCCTACGACCTCAATCGAGTAGCGGAGCTCCGCTACGGAGACCTCCCCCGCCTGGAGCGAGAACTCTCCATCGAACAAACCTCCTTGGGGAAGAAGCAGGATCAAAACCGGCTGCTCAAGGAAGAAGTCGATGAAGACGAGATCGCCGCTGTCGTGAGTCGATGGACCGGGATCCCTGTCTCGCGTTTAATGGAAGGCGAATCCGATAAACTGCTCAAGCTCGAAGATCTCTTGCATCAACGGGTCATCGGGCAGGATGAAGGCGTGCGCGCCGTGGCCGACGCCGTGCTGCGGGCACGATCCGGCATCAAAGATCCCAACCGGCCGATCGGATCGTTCCTCTTTCTCGGTCCGACCGGAGTGGGAAAAACAGAATTGGCGCGCGCCCTGGCGAACGTGCTGTTCGATGATGAAAGCAATCTCATTCGCATCGACATGTCGGAGTATATGGAGAAACATACCGTCGCCCGCCTGATCGGAGCCCCTCCTGGATACGTGGGCTTCGAGGAAGGCGGTCAACTGACCGAAGCGGTGCGCCGGCACCCATTCTCCGTCGTCCTCTTCGATGAAATCGAAAAAGCGCACCACGATGTCTTCAATGTGTTTTTACAAATCCTGGATGATGGCCGGTTAACCGACTCCCAAGGCCGGACGGTCGACTTTAAAAATACGGTGCTGATCATGACGTCGAATATCGGCAGCCCACAAATCCTAGAGGCACAACAGCGCGGTGCTTCCTATGAAGAGATGCGATCGGTCGTCATGGCAGAACTCCGTCAGCATTTCCGTCCGGAGTTTCTCAATCGCGTGGACGAAACCGTCGTCTTCCATCCCTTGGCCACTGAACAACTGGTGAAGATTGTGGAGATTCAGCTGGAGCGGTTGCGGGCGCGACTCGCGGAGCGGCGCATTCAGCTGGCCATTACCCCGGCGGCGCTCACCTATCTGGGGGAGCGCGGCTACGATCCGATCTACGGCGCGCGGCCGCTCAAACGGCTCATTCAGCAGGAGCTGGAAACGCCCCTCGCGAGACTCTTAGTGAAGGGAGAATTGCGCGACGGTGAGACCGCGTCGATCGATCGAGACAAGAATGCCCTGGTGATTGTCCCGACAGTGGCGGCGGAAGGCTGA